A window of the Diceros bicornis minor isolate mBicDic1 chromosome 28, mDicBic1.mat.cur, whole genome shotgun sequence genome harbors these coding sequences:
- the ZER1 gene encoding protein zer-1 homolog isoform X1, giving the protein MASDTPESLMALCTDFCLRNLDGTLGYLLDKETLRLHPDIFLPSEICDRLVNEYVELVNAACNFEPHESFFSLFSDPRSTRLTRIHLREDLVQDQDLEAIRKQDLVELYLTNCEKLSAKSLQTLRSFSHTLVSLSLFGCANIFYEEENPGGCEDECLVNPTCQVLVKDFTFEGFSRLRCLNLGRMIDGVPVESLLRPLNSLAALDLSGIQTSDAAFLTQWKDSLVSLVLYNMDLSDEHIRVIVQLHKLRHLDISRDRLSSYYKFKLTRKVLSLFVQKLGNLMSLDISGHMILENCSISKMDEEAGQTSIEPSKSSIMPFRALKRPLQFLGLFETSLCRLTHIPAYKVSGDKNEEQVLNAIEAYTEHRPEITSRAINLLFDIARIERCNQLLRALKLVITALKCHKYDKNIQVTGSAALFYLTNSEYRSEQSVKLRRQVIQVVLNGMESYQEVTVQRNCCLTLCNFSIPEELEFQYRRVNELLLSILNPTRQDESIQRIAVHLCNALVCQVDNDHKEAVGKMGFVVTMLKLIQKKLLDKTCDQVMEFSWSALWNITDETPDNCKMFLNFNGMKLFLDCLKEFPEKQELHRNMLGLLGNVAEVKELRPQLMTSQFISVFSNLLESKADGIEVSYNACGVLSHIMFDGPEAWGICEPQREEVEERMWAAIQSWDINSRRNINYRSFEPILRLLPQGISPVSQHWATWALYNLVSVYPDKYCPLLIKEGGMPLLRDMIKMSTARQETKEMARKVMEHCSNFKEENMDTSR; this is encoded by the exons ATGGCGTCCGACACTCCCGAGTCCCTGATGGCCCTGTGCACCGACTTCTGCCTGCGCAACCTGGATGGCACCTTGGGCTACCTGCTGGACAAGGAGACTCTGCGGCTACATCcagacatcttcctgcccagcgaGATCTGTGACCGGCTCGTCAATGA GTACGTGGAGCTGGTCAACGCCGCCTGCAACTTTGAGCCGCACGAGAGCTTCTTCAGCCTCTTCTCGGACCCCCGCAGCACCCGCCTCACCCGTATCCACCTCCGCGAGGACCTGGTGCAGGACCAGGACCTGGAAGCCATTCGCAAGCAG GACCTGGTGGAGCTGTACCTGACCAACTGCGAGAAGCTGTCCGCGAAGAGCCTGCAGACGCTACGGAGCTTCAGCCACACCCTGGTGTCCCTGAGCCTCTTCGGCTGTGCAAACATTTTCTACGAGGAGGAGAACCCGGGGGGCTGTGAGGACGAGTGCCTCGTCAACCCCACCTGCCAGGTGCTGGTCAAAGACTTCACCTTCGAGGGCTTTAGCCGCCTCCGCTGCCTCAACTTGGGCCGCATGATCGACGGGGTCCCCGTGGAGTCCCTGCTGCGGCCGCTCAACTCGCTGGCCGCCTTGGACCTCTCAGGCATTCAGACAAGCGACGCGGCCTTCCTAACTCAGTGGAAAGACAGCCTGGTGTCCCTCGTGCTCTACAACATGGACCTGTCGGACGAGCACATCCGTGTCATTGTCCAGCTGCACAAGCTGCG ACACCTGGACATCTCCCGAGACCGCCTCTCCAGCTACTACAAGTTCAAGCTGACTCGCAAGGTGCTGAGCCTCTTCGTGCAGAAGCTGGGGAACCTGATGTCCCTGGACATCTCTGGCCACATGATCCTGGAGAACTGCAGCATCTCCAAGATGGACGAGGAAGCAGGGCAGACCAG catTGAGCCTTCCAAGAGCAGCATCATGCCTTTCCGGGCTCTGAAGAGGCCCCTGCAGTTCCTTGGGCTCTTCGAGACCTCCCTGTGCCGCCTCACGCACATTCCGGCCTACAAA GTAAGTGGTGACAAAAATGAGGAGCAGGTGCTGAACGCCATCGAGGCCTACACGGAGCACAGGCCCGAGATCACCTCCCGAGCCATCAACCTGCTTTTTGACATCGCACGCATTGAGCGCTGCAACCAGCTCCTGCGGGCCCTGAAG CTGGTCATCACGGCCCTCAAGTGCCACAAGTATGACAAGAACATTCAAGTGACAGGCAGTGCTGCCCTCTTCTACCTGACCAATTCCGAGTACCGCTCAGAGCAGAGCGTGAAGCTGCGCCGGCAGGTCATCCAGGTGGTGCTGAATGGCATGGAATCCTACCAGGAGGTGACG GTCCAGCGGAACTGCTGCCTGACCCTCTGCAACTTCAGCATCCCCGAAGAGCTGGAATTCCAGTACCGCCGGGTCAACGAGCTCCTGCTCAGCATCCTCAACCCCACACGGCAGGACGAGTCCATCCAGCGCATTGCTGTGCACCTGTGCAACGCCCTGGTCTGTCAGGTGGACAATGACCACAAGGAGGCCGTGGGCAAGATGGGTTTTGTTGTG ACCATGCTGAAGCTGATTCAGAAGAAGCTGCTGGACAAGACG TGTGACCAGGTGATGGAGTTCTCCTGGAGCGCCCTGTGGAACATCACGGACGAGACGCCCGACAACTGCAAGATGTTCCTCAACTTCAATGGCATGAAGCTCTTCCTGGACTGCCTGAAG GAATTCCCAGAGAAGCAGGAACTGCATCGGAATATGCTGGGACTCTTGGGGAACGTGGCAGAGGTGAAGGAGCTGCGGCCTCAGCTTATGACTTCCCAATTCATCAGTGTCTTCAG CAACCTGCTGGAGAGCAAGGCCGACGGGATCGAGGTTTCCTACAATGCCTGTGGCGTCCTCTCCCACATCATGTTCGATGGGCCTGAGGCCTGGGGCATCTGTGAGCCGCAgcgggaggaggtggaggagcgcATGTGGGCCGCCATCCAGAGCTGGGACATCAACTCCCGGAGAAACATCAATTACAG GTCGTTTGAGCCAATTCTTCGCCTGCTTCCCCAGGGCATCTCCCCCGTCAGCCAGCACTGGGCCACCTGGGCCCTGTACAACCTCGTGTCTGTCTACC CGGACAAGTACTGCCCCCTGCTGATCAAAGAAGGTGGGATGCCCCTTCTGAGGGACATGATCAAGATGTCGACCGCACGGCAAGAGACTAAGGAAATGGCCCG CAAGGTGATGGAGCACTGCAGTAACTTTAAAGAGGAGAACATGGACACGTCCAGATAG
- the ZER1 gene encoding protein zer-1 homolog isoform X2, with protein sequence MASDTPESLMALCTDFCLRNLDGTLGYLLDKETLRLHPDIFLPSEICDRLVNEYVELVNAACNFEPHESFFSLFSDPRSTRLTRIHLREDLVQDQDLEAIRKQDLVELYLTNCEKLSAKSLQTLRSFSHTLVSLSLFGCANIFYEEENPGGCEDECLVNPTCQVLVKDFTFEGFSRLRCLNLGRMIDGVPVESLLRPLNSLAALDLSGIQTSDAAFLTQWKDSLVSLVLYNMDLSDEHIRVIVQLHKLRHLDISRDRLSSYYKFKLTRKVLSLFVQKLGNLMSLDISGHMILENCSISKMDEEAGQTSIEPSKSSIMPFRALKRPLQFLGLFETSLCRLTHIPAYKVSGDKNEEQVLNAIEAYTEHRPEITSRAINLLFDIARIERCNQLLRALKLVITALKCHKYDKNIQVTGSAALFYLTNSEYRSEQSVKLRRQVIQVVLNGMESYQEVQRNCCLTLCNFSIPEELEFQYRRVNELLLSILNPTRQDESIQRIAVHLCNALVCQVDNDHKEAVGKMGFVVTMLKLIQKKLLDKTCDQVMEFSWSALWNITDETPDNCKMFLNFNGMKLFLDCLKEFPEKQELHRNMLGLLGNVAEVKELRPQLMTSQFISVFSNLLESKADGIEVSYNACGVLSHIMFDGPEAWGICEPQREEVEERMWAAIQSWDINSRRNINYRSFEPILRLLPQGISPVSQHWATWALYNLVSVYPDKYCPLLIKEGGMPLLRDMIKMSTARQETKEMARKVMEHCSNFKEENMDTSR encoded by the exons ATGGCGTCCGACACTCCCGAGTCCCTGATGGCCCTGTGCACCGACTTCTGCCTGCGCAACCTGGATGGCACCTTGGGCTACCTGCTGGACAAGGAGACTCTGCGGCTACATCcagacatcttcctgcccagcgaGATCTGTGACCGGCTCGTCAATGA GTACGTGGAGCTGGTCAACGCCGCCTGCAACTTTGAGCCGCACGAGAGCTTCTTCAGCCTCTTCTCGGACCCCCGCAGCACCCGCCTCACCCGTATCCACCTCCGCGAGGACCTGGTGCAGGACCAGGACCTGGAAGCCATTCGCAAGCAG GACCTGGTGGAGCTGTACCTGACCAACTGCGAGAAGCTGTCCGCGAAGAGCCTGCAGACGCTACGGAGCTTCAGCCACACCCTGGTGTCCCTGAGCCTCTTCGGCTGTGCAAACATTTTCTACGAGGAGGAGAACCCGGGGGGCTGTGAGGACGAGTGCCTCGTCAACCCCACCTGCCAGGTGCTGGTCAAAGACTTCACCTTCGAGGGCTTTAGCCGCCTCCGCTGCCTCAACTTGGGCCGCATGATCGACGGGGTCCCCGTGGAGTCCCTGCTGCGGCCGCTCAACTCGCTGGCCGCCTTGGACCTCTCAGGCATTCAGACAAGCGACGCGGCCTTCCTAACTCAGTGGAAAGACAGCCTGGTGTCCCTCGTGCTCTACAACATGGACCTGTCGGACGAGCACATCCGTGTCATTGTCCAGCTGCACAAGCTGCG ACACCTGGACATCTCCCGAGACCGCCTCTCCAGCTACTACAAGTTCAAGCTGACTCGCAAGGTGCTGAGCCTCTTCGTGCAGAAGCTGGGGAACCTGATGTCCCTGGACATCTCTGGCCACATGATCCTGGAGAACTGCAGCATCTCCAAGATGGACGAGGAAGCAGGGCAGACCAG catTGAGCCTTCCAAGAGCAGCATCATGCCTTTCCGGGCTCTGAAGAGGCCCCTGCAGTTCCTTGGGCTCTTCGAGACCTCCCTGTGCCGCCTCACGCACATTCCGGCCTACAAA GTAAGTGGTGACAAAAATGAGGAGCAGGTGCTGAACGCCATCGAGGCCTACACGGAGCACAGGCCCGAGATCACCTCCCGAGCCATCAACCTGCTTTTTGACATCGCACGCATTGAGCGCTGCAACCAGCTCCTGCGGGCCCTGAAG CTGGTCATCACGGCCCTCAAGTGCCACAAGTATGACAAGAACATTCAAGTGACAGGCAGTGCTGCCCTCTTCTACCTGACCAATTCCGAGTACCGCTCAGAGCAGAGCGTGAAGCTGCGCCGGCAGGTCATCCAGGTGGTGCTGAATGGCATGGAATCCTACCAGGAG GTCCAGCGGAACTGCTGCCTGACCCTCTGCAACTTCAGCATCCCCGAAGAGCTGGAATTCCAGTACCGCCGGGTCAACGAGCTCCTGCTCAGCATCCTCAACCCCACACGGCAGGACGAGTCCATCCAGCGCATTGCTGTGCACCTGTGCAACGCCCTGGTCTGTCAGGTGGACAATGACCACAAGGAGGCCGTGGGCAAGATGGGTTTTGTTGTG ACCATGCTGAAGCTGATTCAGAAGAAGCTGCTGGACAAGACG TGTGACCAGGTGATGGAGTTCTCCTGGAGCGCCCTGTGGAACATCACGGACGAGACGCCCGACAACTGCAAGATGTTCCTCAACTTCAATGGCATGAAGCTCTTCCTGGACTGCCTGAAG GAATTCCCAGAGAAGCAGGAACTGCATCGGAATATGCTGGGACTCTTGGGGAACGTGGCAGAGGTGAAGGAGCTGCGGCCTCAGCTTATGACTTCCCAATTCATCAGTGTCTTCAG CAACCTGCTGGAGAGCAAGGCCGACGGGATCGAGGTTTCCTACAATGCCTGTGGCGTCCTCTCCCACATCATGTTCGATGGGCCTGAGGCCTGGGGCATCTGTGAGCCGCAgcgggaggaggtggaggagcgcATGTGGGCCGCCATCCAGAGCTGGGACATCAACTCCCGGAGAAACATCAATTACAG GTCGTTTGAGCCAATTCTTCGCCTGCTTCCCCAGGGCATCTCCCCCGTCAGCCAGCACTGGGCCACCTGGGCCCTGTACAACCTCGTGTCTGTCTACC CGGACAAGTACTGCCCCCTGCTGATCAAAGAAGGTGGGATGCCCCTTCTGAGGGACATGATCAAGATGTCGACCGCACGGCAAGAGACTAAGGAAATGGCCCG CAAGGTGATGGAGCACTGCAGTAACTTTAAAGAGGAGAACATGGACACGTCCAGATAG
- the ZER1 gene encoding protein zer-1 homolog isoform X3, giving the protein MASDTPESLMALCTDFCLRNLDGTLGYLLDKETLRLHPDIFLPSEICDRLVNEYVELVNAACNFEPHESFFSLFSDPRSTRLTRIHLREDLVQDQDLEAIRKQDLVELYLTNCEKLSAKSLQTLRSFSHTLVSLSLFGCANIFYEEENPGGCEDECLVNPTCQVLVKDFTFEGFSRLRCLNLGRMIDGVPVESLLRPLNSLAALDLSGIQTSDAAFLTQWKDSLVSLVLYNMDLSDEHIRVIVQLHKLRHLDISRDRLSSYYKFKLTRKVLSLFVQKLGNLMSLDISGHMILENCSISKMDEEAGQTSIEPSKSSIMPFRALKRPLQFLGLFETSLCRLTHIPAYKVSGDKNEEQVLNAIEAYTEHRPEITSRAINLLFDIARIERCNQLLRALKLVITALKCHKYDKNIQVTGSAALFYLTNSEYRSEQSVKLRRQVIQVVLNGMESYQEVTVQRNCCLTLCNFSIPEELEFQYRRVNELLLSILNPTRQDESIQRIAVHLCNALVCQVDNDHKEAVGKMGFVVTMLKLIQKKLLDKTCDQVMEFSWSALWNITDETPDNCKMFLNFNGMKLFLDCLKEFPEKQELHRNMLGLLGNVAEVKELRPQLMTSQFISVFSNLLESKADGIEVSYNACGVLSHIMFDGPEAWGICEPQREEVEERMWAAIQSWDINSRRNINYRSFEPILRLLPQGISPVSQHWATWALYNLVSVYPDKYCPLLIKEGGMPLLRDMIKMSTARQETKEMARWR; this is encoded by the exons ATGGCGTCCGACACTCCCGAGTCCCTGATGGCCCTGTGCACCGACTTCTGCCTGCGCAACCTGGATGGCACCTTGGGCTACCTGCTGGACAAGGAGACTCTGCGGCTACATCcagacatcttcctgcccagcgaGATCTGTGACCGGCTCGTCAATGA GTACGTGGAGCTGGTCAACGCCGCCTGCAACTTTGAGCCGCACGAGAGCTTCTTCAGCCTCTTCTCGGACCCCCGCAGCACCCGCCTCACCCGTATCCACCTCCGCGAGGACCTGGTGCAGGACCAGGACCTGGAAGCCATTCGCAAGCAG GACCTGGTGGAGCTGTACCTGACCAACTGCGAGAAGCTGTCCGCGAAGAGCCTGCAGACGCTACGGAGCTTCAGCCACACCCTGGTGTCCCTGAGCCTCTTCGGCTGTGCAAACATTTTCTACGAGGAGGAGAACCCGGGGGGCTGTGAGGACGAGTGCCTCGTCAACCCCACCTGCCAGGTGCTGGTCAAAGACTTCACCTTCGAGGGCTTTAGCCGCCTCCGCTGCCTCAACTTGGGCCGCATGATCGACGGGGTCCCCGTGGAGTCCCTGCTGCGGCCGCTCAACTCGCTGGCCGCCTTGGACCTCTCAGGCATTCAGACAAGCGACGCGGCCTTCCTAACTCAGTGGAAAGACAGCCTGGTGTCCCTCGTGCTCTACAACATGGACCTGTCGGACGAGCACATCCGTGTCATTGTCCAGCTGCACAAGCTGCG ACACCTGGACATCTCCCGAGACCGCCTCTCCAGCTACTACAAGTTCAAGCTGACTCGCAAGGTGCTGAGCCTCTTCGTGCAGAAGCTGGGGAACCTGATGTCCCTGGACATCTCTGGCCACATGATCCTGGAGAACTGCAGCATCTCCAAGATGGACGAGGAAGCAGGGCAGACCAG catTGAGCCTTCCAAGAGCAGCATCATGCCTTTCCGGGCTCTGAAGAGGCCCCTGCAGTTCCTTGGGCTCTTCGAGACCTCCCTGTGCCGCCTCACGCACATTCCGGCCTACAAA GTAAGTGGTGACAAAAATGAGGAGCAGGTGCTGAACGCCATCGAGGCCTACACGGAGCACAGGCCCGAGATCACCTCCCGAGCCATCAACCTGCTTTTTGACATCGCACGCATTGAGCGCTGCAACCAGCTCCTGCGGGCCCTGAAG CTGGTCATCACGGCCCTCAAGTGCCACAAGTATGACAAGAACATTCAAGTGACAGGCAGTGCTGCCCTCTTCTACCTGACCAATTCCGAGTACCGCTCAGAGCAGAGCGTGAAGCTGCGCCGGCAGGTCATCCAGGTGGTGCTGAATGGCATGGAATCCTACCAGGAGGTGACG GTCCAGCGGAACTGCTGCCTGACCCTCTGCAACTTCAGCATCCCCGAAGAGCTGGAATTCCAGTACCGCCGGGTCAACGAGCTCCTGCTCAGCATCCTCAACCCCACACGGCAGGACGAGTCCATCCAGCGCATTGCTGTGCACCTGTGCAACGCCCTGGTCTGTCAGGTGGACAATGACCACAAGGAGGCCGTGGGCAAGATGGGTTTTGTTGTG ACCATGCTGAAGCTGATTCAGAAGAAGCTGCTGGACAAGACG TGTGACCAGGTGATGGAGTTCTCCTGGAGCGCCCTGTGGAACATCACGGACGAGACGCCCGACAACTGCAAGATGTTCCTCAACTTCAATGGCATGAAGCTCTTCCTGGACTGCCTGAAG GAATTCCCAGAGAAGCAGGAACTGCATCGGAATATGCTGGGACTCTTGGGGAACGTGGCAGAGGTGAAGGAGCTGCGGCCTCAGCTTATGACTTCCCAATTCATCAGTGTCTTCAG CAACCTGCTGGAGAGCAAGGCCGACGGGATCGAGGTTTCCTACAATGCCTGTGGCGTCCTCTCCCACATCATGTTCGATGGGCCTGAGGCCTGGGGCATCTGTGAGCCGCAgcgggaggaggtggaggagcgcATGTGGGCCGCCATCCAGAGCTGGGACATCAACTCCCGGAGAAACATCAATTACAG GTCGTTTGAGCCAATTCTTCGCCTGCTTCCCCAGGGCATCTCCCCCGTCAGCCAGCACTGGGCCACCTGGGCCCTGTACAACCTCGTGTCTGTCTACC CGGACAAGTACTGCCCCCTGCTGATCAAAGAAGGTGGGATGCCCCTTCTGAGGGACATGATCAAGATGTCGACCGCACGGCAAGAGACTAAGGAAATGGCCCG ATGGAGGTGA